One genomic region from Gammaproteobacteria bacterium encodes:
- a CDS encoding hypothetical protein (Evidence 5 : Unknown function), with protein MGRAFHGHSVALRPTTQDGLLDVFFCQHQIASINLLDPQ; from the coding sequence GTGGGTAGGGCTTTCCATGGCCATTCGGTTGCCCTACGTCCCACCACTCAAGACGGTTTGTTGGATGTCTTTTTCTGCCAACATCAGATTGCTTCCATCAACCTTCTCGACCCACAATAA